The Rhodopseudomonas palustris genome window below encodes:
- a CDS encoding FmdB family zinc ribbon protein, with translation MPLYGFHCKQCDKDSELLVGFDDNPPCPACGSRRMERLVSRTAPPGKSKSVMKAARAQAAREGHLSNFSRKERGL, from the coding sequence ATGCCGCTCTACGGCTTCCATTGTAAGCAATGCGACAAAGACAGCGAATTGCTGGTCGGCTTCGACGACAACCCGCCGTGCCCGGCCTGCGGCAGCCGGCGGATGGAGCGGCTGGTGTCTCGCACCGCCCCGCCCGGCAAGAGCAAGAGCGTGATGAAAGCCGCTCGCGCTCAGGCGGCGCGCGAGGGGCATTTGTCGAATTTTAGTCGCAAGGAGCGCGGTCTCTAA
- a CDS encoding DUF3551 domain-containing protein, translated as MRRLALAVMALGALGATQLIGAQPAAASVEYPYCIQGKQQGYPGDCNYASYSSCRFTASGAGGNCVMNPRYSAWDRGYDSYGYAPANAVGGY; from the coding sequence ATGAGACGTCTGGCATTGGCAGTGATGGCGCTCGGCGCACTTGGCGCGACGCAACTGATCGGCGCCCAGCCGGCGGCGGCGAGCGTCGAATATCCGTACTGCATCCAGGGCAAGCAGCAGGGCTACCCCGGCGACTGCAACTACGCCAGCTACTCGTCTTGCCGTTTCACCGCGAGCGGCGCCGGCGGCAACTGCGTCATGAATCCGCGCTACAGCGCGTGGGATCGCGGCTACGACAGCTACGGCTACGCGCCCGCCAACGCAGTCGGCGGTTATTGA
- a CDS encoding AMP-binding protein, which translates to MSQLIEAPGVVTPFDGMDVPWLLKLHAEARREHPFVIWAPFDGPSRSWSYGEFHERVGALAAGLAKRGIKPGDYLLIHLDNCVEFLLAWFACTELGAIAVTTNTRSAAAEIEYFADHCGAVAAITQPAYADLVATNCKKLKWMAVIGHDPGAAIAAQPVAKGDSFDSLFGDSADRPRRPTDPLAPCSVQYTSGTTSRPKAVLWTHANALWGAKINAAHQTLRADDVHLLYLPLFHTNALAYSMLSTLWVGGTVVVQPRFSASRFWKVSLEHGCTWLSTIPFCMKALLEHEVPKTHRFRLWGTAVAEPPPFASFGIKIIGWWGMTETITHGIIAEADQLNTPISIGRAAPEYAIRIVGDDGAPTRVGDTGNLLIKGVPGLSLFKEYLHNEAATRDSFDEFGYFITGDRVTRLEHGAIRFGDRAKDMLKVGGENVAASEIEQVVITVPGVREAAVVAKKHPMLDEVPVVFVIPQGGVAAAPPDFADRITAACAAALADFKRPREVRLVDDMPRSTLEKVAKAELRKMLAE; encoded by the coding sequence ATGTCGCAGCTGATCGAAGCGCCGGGCGTGGTGACGCCATTCGACGGAATGGACGTGCCGTGGCTGCTGAAGCTGCACGCCGAGGCGCGGCGCGAGCATCCTTTCGTGATCTGGGCGCCGTTCGACGGCCCGTCGCGGAGCTGGAGCTACGGCGAATTCCATGAGCGCGTCGGCGCGCTCGCCGCCGGCCTCGCCAAGCGCGGCATCAAGCCAGGCGATTACCTGCTGATCCATCTCGACAATTGCGTCGAGTTTCTGCTCGCTTGGTTCGCCTGCACGGAGCTCGGTGCAATTGCGGTCACCACCAACACCCGTTCGGCCGCCGCAGAGATCGAGTACTTCGCCGACCATTGCGGCGCGGTCGCCGCCATCACCCAGCCGGCCTATGCCGATCTGGTGGCCACGAACTGCAAGAAACTGAAATGGATGGCGGTGATCGGACACGATCCCGGCGCGGCAATCGCAGCGCAGCCGGTCGCAAAGGGCGACTCGTTCGACAGTCTGTTTGGCGACAGCGCCGACCGGCCGCGTCGCCCGACCGATCCGCTGGCGCCGTGCAGCGTGCAATACACCTCGGGCACCACGTCGCGCCCCAAGGCGGTGCTGTGGACCCACGCCAACGCGCTGTGGGGCGCCAAGATCAACGCCGCGCACCAGACGCTGCGCGCCGATGACGTGCATCTGTTGTATCTGCCGCTGTTCCACACCAATGCGCTGGCCTATTCGATGCTGTCGACGCTGTGGGTCGGCGGCACTGTCGTGGTGCAGCCGCGGTTCTCGGCGAGCCGCTTCTGGAAGGTCTCGCTGGAGCATGGCTGCACCTGGCTGTCGACGATCCCGTTCTGCATGAAGGCGCTGCTCGAGCACGAGGTCCCGAAGACGCATCGCTTCCGGCTGTGGGGCACCGCAGTGGCCGAACCGCCGCCGTTCGCCTCGTTCGGCATCAAGATCATCGGCTGGTGGGGCATGACCGAGACCATCACCCACGGCATCATCGCCGAAGCCGATCAGCTCAACACGCCGATATCGATCGGCCGCGCTGCGCCCGAATACGCGATCCGCATCGTCGGTGACGACGGCGCCCCGACACGCGTCGGCGACACCGGCAACCTGCTGATCAAAGGCGTGCCGGGTCTGTCGCTGTTCAAGGAGTATCTGCATAACGAGGCGGCGACGCGCGACAGTTTCGATGAGTTCGGTTACTTCATCACCGGCGACCGCGTGACGCGGCTCGAGCACGGCGCAATTCGGTTCGGCGACCGTGCCAAGGACATGCTGAAGGTCGGCGGCGAGAATGTCGCGGCATCCGAAATCGAGCAGGTGGTGATCACCGTGCCGGGCGTGCGCGAAGCCGCGGTGGTGGCCAAGAAACACCCGATGCTCGACGAGGTGCCGGTGGTGTTCGTAATCCCGCAGGGCGGCGTCGCCGCGGCGCCGCCGGATTTTGCCGATCGCATCACCGCCGCCTGCGCGGCCGCGCTCGCCGACTTCAAACGGCCGCGTGAAGTGCGGCTGGTCGACGACATGCCGCGCTCGACGCTGGAGAAGGTGGCGAAAGCCGAACTCCGCAAGATGCTGGCGGAGTAA
- a CDS encoding HD domain-containing protein, producing the protein MNALARQPASNPAPRRRLLLASDRRDGSVDIAGILASVAEVETVPTAHLPDAPARDLSGIVVDINLRSADSVQLVRRKLLGGAYQPMPRLFVLADELHHGSMQAWALGATDTIARPFDPRDLLQRVRSAFPDPSEDTATARAEALSDGVTAAHKVLVKIFERLHGKPLTFQDVMQAEGPILKAIKRSSLREWLATVGRHHDESYRLCLFATGFAVAFAQYLGMREEDQRRLTRAALLYDVGKAYVDVSALDNLDNLKGEALRKYREHPRLGYEALVAEGSFPRETLDVVLHHHELLDGSGYPDGLHGDQIADIVRITTIVDIFASLVAPRKNHKPMSPLQAFITMENMGGKIDQRLLQAFRPVAMGG; encoded by the coding sequence ATGAATGCATTAGCCCGACAGCCCGCCTCCAACCCTGCGCCGCGCCGGCGTTTGTTGCTGGCGTCCGATCGCCGTGACGGCAGCGTCGACATCGCGGGCATTCTGGCGAGCGTGGCGGAGGTCGAGACCGTGCCGACGGCGCACCTGCCTGACGCGCCGGCGCGCGATCTGTCGGGCATTGTGGTCGATATCAATCTGCGCTCGGCCGACAGCGTGCAACTGGTTCGGCGCAAGCTGCTCGGCGGCGCCTATCAGCCGATGCCGCGGCTGTTCGTGCTCGCCGACGAGTTGCATCACGGCTCGATGCAGGCGTGGGCGCTCGGCGCGACCGACACCATCGCCCGTCCGTTCGATCCGCGCGATCTGTTGCAGCGGGTCCGCTCGGCATTTCCCGATCCTTCCGAAGACACCGCGACCGCCCGCGCCGAAGCGCTGAGCGACGGCGTCACCGCCGCCCACAAGGTGCTGGTGAAGATCTTCGAGCGGCTGCACGGCAAGCCGCTGACGTTCCAGGACGTGATGCAGGCGGAAGGTCCGATCCTCAAGGCGATCAAGCGCTCGTCGCTCCGGGAATGGCTCGCCACCGTCGGCCGCCATCACGACGAGAGCTATCGGCTGTGCCTGTTCGCGACCGGCTTCGCGGTGGCGTTCGCGCAATACCTCGGCATGCGCGAAGAGGATCAGCGCCGGCTGACCCGTGCGGCGCTGCTGTACGACGTCGGCAAGGCGTATGTGGATGTCTCGGCGCTCGACAATCTCGACAATCTGAAGGGCGAGGCGCTGCGCAAATATCGCGAGCATCCGCGGCTCGGCTACGAGGCGCTGGTCGCCGAAGGCAGCTTCCCGCGCGAGACGCTCGACGTCGTGCTGCACCATCACGAACTGCTCGACGGCTCGGGCTATCCGGACGGGCTGCACGGCGATCAGATCGCCGACATCGTCCGCATCACCACGATCGTCGATATCTTCGCGTCGCTGGTCGCGCCGCGCAAGAACCACAAGCCGATGTCGCCGCTGCAGGCCTTCATCACGATGGAGAACATGGGCGGCAAGATCGACCAGCGCCTGCTGCAGGCGTTCCGCCCGGTGGCGATGGGCGGCTGA